The genome window AGGACTTTGTCCTTCTTTGCGCCTTCGTGGCACACCGTTGTCCCAGCAATTCCCTTTGCGGTTCATACTCTGTTCCCTCTTCATCACCTCTAAATGCCGGCGATATTCCCGGCTCGCGTACCGGCTGCCACGATCCGGGTGACGCAACAAGCCGGGCGGCGGTTTACGGGGCGCCAGAAGGCCATTTGCAAGGCACTGACGCAGAGCGATACATATTGTAAATAACTACAACACACTAAGCGCTCACAATTTGCCGCCATGGAATATCAGCCGCGTAACGCCGTAATCATGTTGTAAACGCGACAGGCTGGCGTGAGGCACGTCGATTCGGAACAGATTGGCGGGGGGGATTTCCAGGAGCAGCCGCAGTAGCACGCGTATGACGCCGCCATGGGCCAGCAGCAGCCAGTGCCGTTCGCTAGCGATATCCAGCAATTCATTCCAGGCATCGGCGATGCGGCGCTCGAAATCGGGGTAATCTTCGCCGCCCGGCGCGGGATTTTCGGTTGGGTTGCGCTGAAAGGCCAGCAGACGCTCGCCTTCATCTTTGTAGAGCGATTCCCAGCTCCGGCCTTCCCAAGCCCCGAAACCGAGTTCTCGAAAGCGCACATCAAATTCCAGAGGCAAATTATGCTTACCCGCGACTTCGCGCGCAAACTCGGCGCAACGCAGCAGCGGCGAGCTGATAATGCCGTTCCAGGGCGGCGCAGAGCCGTCCGCCGGCAACACTGCGCGCATCTGCGCCCAGCCGCGCGCATTGAGCGGCGCATCGCATTCACCGCCCATACATAAAGCGCCGTCCACCTCGCCGTGGCGCAACAGGTCGATTACGGCAGGATTCATGCGCTCGAAATGCCGGCTTCGCTGAATGTCGCCATGTCGTTGTGTATCGCACAGGCCGACCGCAACAGCGGCACCGCCAGAGCTGCGCCGCTGCCCTCCCCCAGCCTCATGTCCATGTCGAGTATCGGCCGGGCCTGCAAGGCTTCCAATACCACGATATGACCCGGCTCCGCCGAGCGATGCGCAAAAAACAGCCAGTCGGCGCATGCCGGTTGCA of Candidatus Methylospira mobilis contains these proteins:
- the cobC gene encoding alpha-ribazole phosphatase family protein, which gives rise to MNPAVIDLLRHGEVDGALCMGGECDAPLNARGWAQMRAVLPADGSAPPWNGIISSPLLRCAEFAREVAGKHNLPLEFDVRFRELGFGAWEGRSWESLYKDEGERLLAFQRNPTENPAPGGEDYPDFERRIADAWNELLDIASERHWLLLAHGGVIRVLLRLLLEIPPANLFRIDVPHASLSRLQHDYGVTRLIFHGGKL